One genomic segment of Pseudomonas fortuita includes these proteins:
- a CDS encoding polynucleotide adenylyltransferase PcnB yields the protein MLKKLFQSFRPPVPGTHHRRTTPEVINKSQHSLQRHQFSRHAVNIVERLQSAGYQAYLVGGCVRDLMLGITPKDFDVATSATPEQVRAEFRNARIIGRRFKLVHVHFGREIIEVATFRAPHSEDDQGDSHRSSHNSSGRILRDNVYGTLEEDAQRRDFTINALYYDPVSERILDYANGVHDVRNRLLRLIGDPTHRYQEDPVRMLRAVRFAAKLDFGIEKHTVQPIRQLAPLLREIPPARLFEESLKLFLSGQGAMAFEMLVDLQLFEPLFPASAHALDERPTYAHTLISQALQNTDLRVKQGKPVTPAFLFAALLWPALPARVLHLQNQGVPPIPAMNGAAHDLIAEQCARIAIPKRFTLPIREIWDMQERLPRRSGKRADMLLDNPRFRAGYDFLLLRESAGEDTDDLGQWWTDYQDANDSERREMIRELGSRDEGAGPRKRKRSTSKRKRGGDEASE from the coding sequence ATGCTGAAGAAGCTGTTCCAGTCTTTCCGCCCGCCCGTACCGGGCACGCACCACAGGCGCACTACGCCTGAGGTGATCAACAAGAGCCAGCACTCGCTGCAGCGCCACCAGTTCAGCCGCCACGCGGTGAATATCGTGGAACGCCTGCAGAGCGCCGGCTACCAGGCTTACCTGGTCGGTGGCTGTGTCCGCGACCTGATGCTGGGCATTACGCCGAAAGATTTCGACGTCGCCACCAGCGCCACCCCCGAACAGGTCCGTGCCGAATTCCGTAACGCGCGCATCATTGGTCGCCGCTTCAAACTGGTCCACGTGCATTTCGGCCGTGAGATCATCGAAGTTGCCACCTTCCGCGCCCCTCACTCGGAAGACGACCAGGGCGACAGCCACCGTTCGTCGCACAATTCCAGTGGCCGCATCCTGCGTGACAACGTGTACGGCACCTTGGAAGAAGACGCGCAACGCCGCGACTTCACCATCAATGCCCTGTACTACGACCCGGTCAGCGAGCGCATTCTCGATTACGCCAACGGTGTGCACGATGTGCGCAACCGCCTGCTGCGGCTGATCGGCGACCCGACCCACCGCTACCAGGAAGACCCTGTGCGCATGCTGCGCGCGGTGCGTTTTGCCGCCAAGCTGGACTTCGGTATCGAGAAGCACACGGTCCAGCCGATCCGCCAGCTTGCCCCGCTGCTGCGCGAGATTCCGCCCGCACGCCTGTTCGAGGAAAGCCTCAAGCTGTTCCTCTCAGGCCAAGGCGCCATGGCCTTCGAGATGCTGGTCGACCTGCAGCTGTTCGAGCCGTTGTTCCCGGCCAGCGCACACGCCCTGGACGAGCGCCCGACCTACGCCCACACACTGATCAGCCAAGCGTTGCAAAACACCGACCTGCGGGTGAAGCAGGGCAAACCGGTAACCCCGGCGTTCCTGTTCGCCGCACTGCTGTGGCCAGCCCTGCCGGCCCGCGTGCTGCACCTGCAGAACCAGGGCGTGCCGCCGATTCCCGCCATGAACGGCGCGGCCCACGACCTGATCGCCGAGCAATGCGCGCGCATCGCCATCCCCAAGCGTTTCACGCTGCCGATCCGCGAGATCTGGGACATGCAGGAGCGCCTGCCACGGCGCAGCGGCAAACGCGCCGACATGCTGCTGGACAACCCTCGCTTCCGCGCCGGTTACGACTTCCTGCTGCTGCGTGAAAGCGCCGGGGAAGATACCGACGACCTCGGCCAGTGGTGGACCGACTACCAGGATGCCAACGACAGCGAGCGTCGCGAGATGATTCGCGAGCTGGGCAGCCGTGACGAAGGTGCCGGCCCGCGCAAACGCAAACGCAGCACCAGCAAACGCAAACGCGGTGGTGACGAGGCGTCCGAGTGA
- the folK gene encoding 2-amino-4-hydroxy-6-hydroxymethyldihydropteridine diphosphokinase, with protein sequence MKTRAYVGLGSNLDAPAEQLRSALQALDQVEGTRLVAASALYTSDSLLPGQPRYTNAVAALDTALPPLALLDALQAIENGQGRVRKERWGPRTLDLDILLFGDLVLDEPRLKVPHYHMHARPFVLYPLAELVPDDFHLADGRALAQLLGDCPFVGLERL encoded by the coding sequence GTGAAGACTCGCGCCTACGTCGGCCTGGGCAGCAACCTGGACGCACCCGCCGAACAACTGCGCAGTGCCTTGCAGGCGCTTGACCAGGTGGAGGGTACTCGCCTGGTGGCGGCTTCGGCCTTGTACACCAGCGATTCGCTGCTGCCCGGCCAACCGCGTTACACCAACGCTGTCGCCGCCCTGGACACCGCACTGCCGCCTCTGGCGCTGCTCGATGCACTGCAAGCCATCGAGAACGGCCAGGGCCGCGTGCGCAAGGAGCGCTGGGGCCCGCGCACGCTGGACCTGGACATCCTGCTGTTCGGTGACCTGGTACTCGACGAGCCACGCCTGAAAGTGCCGCATTACCACATGCATGCCCGGCCTTTCGTGCTGTACCCACTGGCCGAACTGGTGCCGGACGACTTCCACCTGGCAGATGGCCGCGCCCTCGCGCAATTGCTCGGCGACTGCCCGTTCGTCGGCCTTGAACGCCTGTAA
- the panB gene encoding 3-methyl-2-oxobutanoate hydroxymethyltransferase: protein MPEVTLTTLNGLKAKGEKITMLTCYDATFAKAASQAGIEVLLVGDSLGMVLQGHDSTLPVTTADMAYHTASVKRGNDGALILTDLPFMAHATPEQAFANSATLMRAGAHMVKIEGAAWLAETIRLLAERGVPVCAHMGLTPQTVNVLGGYKVQGRQEAQARQMRADAIALEQAGAAMLLLECVPSELAAEITNAVGIPVIGIGAGSATDGQVLVLHDMLGLSLSGRVPKFVKNFMQGQPDIHSALVAYVEAVKQVSFPGSEHGFSA from the coding sequence ATGCCTGAAGTAACCCTTACCACCCTCAATGGCCTCAAGGCCAAGGGTGAAAAAATCACCATGCTGACCTGCTACGACGCGACCTTCGCCAAGGCCGCCAGCCAGGCCGGCATTGAAGTGTTGCTGGTAGGCGACTCGCTGGGGATGGTCCTGCAGGGGCACGACAGCACCCTGCCGGTCACCACGGCGGACATGGCCTACCACACCGCCAGCGTCAAACGCGGTAATGACGGTGCACTGATACTCACCGACCTGCCATTCATGGCGCACGCCACCCCGGAGCAAGCCTTTGCCAACAGCGCCACGCTTATGCGCGCCGGCGCCCACATGGTCAAAATCGAAGGCGCCGCCTGGCTGGCCGAAACCATCCGCCTGCTGGCTGAGCGCGGTGTGCCGGTGTGCGCACACATGGGCCTGACCCCGCAGACCGTCAACGTGCTGGGCGGCTACAAGGTGCAAGGCCGTCAGGAGGCCCAGGCCCGGCAGATGCGCGCCGACGCCATCGCCCTCGAACAGGCCGGCGCGGCCATGCTGCTGCTCGAATGCGTACCCAGCGAACTGGCGGCAGAAATCACCAACGCCGTGGGCATCCCGGTGATCGGCATTGGCGCCGGCAGCGCCACCGATGGCCAGGTGCTGGTACTGCACGACATGCTCGGCCTGTCGCTGAGCGGCCGAGTGCCGAAGTTCGTGAAGAACTTCATGCAAGGCCAGCCCGATATCCACAGCGCGCTCGTCGCTTACGTCGAGGCGGTCAAGCAAGTCAGCTTCCCTGGTAGCGAACACGGGTTCAGTGCATGA
- a CDS encoding sigma-54-dependent transcriptional regulator: MPHILIVEDETIIRSALRRLLERNQYQVSEAGSVQEAQERFSIATFDLIVSDLRLPGAPGTELIKLGQGTPVLIMTSYASLRSAVDSMKMGAVDYIAKPFDHDEMLQAVARILRDRQNTPAAAPAAEPRAANGKAAPADKGSAAAANGEIGIIGSCPPMQDMYSKIRKVAPTDSNVLIQGESGTGKELVARALHNLSRRAKAPMISVNCAAIPETLIESELFGHEKGAFTGASAGRAGLVEAADGGTLFLDEIGELPLEAQARLLRVLQEGEIRRVGSVQSQKVDVRLIAATHRDLKNLAKAGQFREDLYYRLHVIALKLPALRERGSDVNEIASAFLARQSARIGRDDLHFSAEAEQAIRHYSWPGNVRELENAVERAVILSESAEISAELLGIDIELSDLEEDEILNNALVVASAANASHEPTEDLSLEDYFQHFVLEHQDHMTETELARKLGVSRKCLWERRQRLGIPRRKSNATSDN, encoded by the coding sequence ATGCCGCATATTCTGATCGTCGAAGACGAAACCATCATCCGCTCGGCCTTGCGTCGCCTGCTCGAGCGGAACCAGTACCAAGTCAGCGAAGCCGGCTCGGTGCAGGAAGCCCAGGAACGCTTCAGCATTGCCACCTTCGACCTGATCGTCAGCGACCTGCGCCTGCCAGGCGCACCCGGTACCGAGCTGATCAAGCTTGGTCAGGGCACCCCGGTGCTGATCATGACCAGTTACGCCAGCCTGCGCTCGGCGGTAGACTCGATGAAAATGGGCGCGGTGGACTACATCGCCAAGCCATTCGACCACGACGAGATGCTGCAGGCCGTGGCGCGTATCCTGCGCGACCGGCAGAACACCCCGGCCGCCGCACCGGCTGCCGAGCCACGCGCCGCCAATGGCAAGGCCGCCCCGGCCGACAAAGGCAGCGCGGCTGCGGCCAATGGCGAAATCGGCATCATCGGCTCGTGCCCGCCGATGCAGGACATGTACAGCAAGATCCGCAAGGTTGCGCCCACCGACTCCAACGTGCTGATCCAGGGTGAATCGGGTACCGGTAAAGAGCTGGTGGCCCGCGCCCTGCACAACCTGTCGCGCCGCGCCAAGGCACCGATGATCTCGGTGAACTGCGCAGCCATCCCCGAGACACTGATCGAGTCCGAACTGTTCGGTCACGAAAAAGGCGCGTTCACTGGCGCCAGCGCCGGGCGTGCGGGCCTGGTAGAAGCCGCCGACGGCGGCACGCTGTTCCTCGACGAAATCGGCGAACTGCCGCTGGAAGCCCAGGCCCGCCTGCTGCGCGTGCTGCAGGAAGGCGAGATTCGCCGGGTGGGTTCGGTGCAATCGCAAAAGGTCGATGTGCGCCTGATCGCCGCGACCCACCGCGACCTGAAGAACCTGGCCAAGGCCGGCCAGTTCCGCGAAGACCTTTACTACCGCCTGCACGTGATCGCCCTGAAACTGCCTGCCCTGCGCGAGCGCGGCAGCGACGTCAACGAAATCGCCAGCGCCTTCCTGGCGCGCCAGAGCGCGCGTATCGGCCGCGACGACCTGCACTTCTCGGCCGAAGCCGAGCAAGCCATTCGTCACTACAGCTGGCCGGGTAACGTGCGAGAGCTGGAAAACGCAGTGGAGCGCGCGGTGATCCTCAGCGAGAGCGCGGAAATTTCTGCCGAACTGCTGGGCATCGACATCGAGCTGAGCGACCTGGAAGAGGACGAGATCCTCAACAACGCCCTGGTGGTGGCCAGCGCTGCCAATGCCAGCCACGAGCCGACCGAGGACCTGTCGCTGGAAGACTACTTCCAGCACTTCGTACTCGAGCATCAGGACCACATGACCGAGACCGAACTGGCACGCAAGCTTGGCGTCAGCCGCAAGTGCCTGTGGGAACGCCGCCAGCGCCTGGGCATTCCACGGCGCAAGAGCAACGCTACCAGCGATAATTGA
- the panC gene encoding pantoate--beta-alanine ligase — MNTVKTVRELRAAVARARGEGKRIGFVPTMGNLHSGHAALVTKAAQRADFVVASIFVNPLQFGANEDLDKYPRTLAADQERLLQAGCNLLFAPTVEEMYPDGMSVQTRVSVPHLSEGLCGASRPGHFEGVATVVSKLFNMVQPDLAVFGEKDFQQLAVIRAMVRDLNMPVQIIGEPTVRAEDGLALSSRNGYLTPEQRATAPVLYRTLQHIAAAIGRGQRDFAALVAEGQAQLSAAGLRADYLEVRHAVSLRPAMIDDRDLVVIAAAYLGNTRLIDNLYLHVEEKTA; from the coding sequence ATGAATACAGTCAAGACCGTCCGCGAATTGCGCGCCGCCGTCGCCCGCGCTCGCGGTGAAGGCAAGCGCATCGGCTTCGTGCCCACCATGGGCAACCTGCACAGCGGCCACGCGGCCCTGGTAACCAAGGCTGCGCAGCGCGCCGATTTCGTGGTGGCCAGCATCTTCGTCAACCCGCTGCAGTTTGGCGCCAACGAAGACCTCGACAAGTACCCGCGCACCCTGGCCGCAGACCAGGAGCGCCTGCTGCAGGCCGGCTGCAACCTGCTGTTCGCGCCCACCGTGGAAGAGATGTACCCCGACGGCATGAGCGTGCAAACCCGCGTCAGCGTGCCCCACCTGTCCGAAGGCCTGTGCGGCGCCAGCCGGCCGGGGCATTTCGAAGGTGTGGCCACCGTGGTCAGCAAGCTGTTCAACATGGTCCAGCCAGACCTTGCCGTGTTCGGTGAAAAGGACTTCCAGCAACTGGCGGTGATCCGCGCCATGGTGCGCGACCTGAACATGCCGGTTCAGATCATTGGCGAGCCCACTGTGCGTGCCGAGGATGGCCTGGCACTGTCGTCGCGCAATGGCTACCTCACGCCGGAGCAGCGTGCGACCGCGCCGGTGCTGTACCGCACGCTGCAGCACATCGCAGCGGCCATCGGCCGTGGCCAACGGGATTTTGCCGCGCTGGTCGCCGAGGGGCAGGCGCAGCTGAGTGCTGCGGGGCTGCGCGCGGATTATCTGGAAGTGCGCCATGCCGTGAGCCTACGCCCGGCAATGATCGATGATCGCGATTTGGTGGTGATTGCTGCGGCTTATCTGGGTAACACCAGGTTGATCGACAACCTTTACCTGCATGTGGAAGAAAAGACCGCATAA